In a genomic window of Labeo rohita strain BAU-BD-2019 chromosome 20, IGBB_LRoh.1.0, whole genome shotgun sequence:
- the zgc:153157 gene encoding uncharacterized protein zgc:153157, which yields MRERDFMPNMERGKPATYTGDKKAKMAAKTNKKWVRLATVFAYVLSVSLAAIILAIYYSLIWKPTSGSVSGRSDVLVTAAVMPINTNNITTSDVPTTNKMNNTPAVSLRSTQIPTYAHPTSSHRQQHWGDDKGHDGLSKIPTTKTKNTDQTGTFDSTHINPGRFSTAEVSRVSETSILVAGASREPSLVHGATSSTKPNIYSSSGVGATENQPNMWDSASDTPDQASWTSYSARPDVSSLTERGLELMEGSSPLQEELVTKDTENAASGV from the coding sequence ATGAGGGAGAGGGACTTTATGCCAAACATGGAACGGGGCAAACCGGCCACATATACAGGagataaaaaagctaaaatggCTGCTAAAACCAATAAAAAGTGGGTGAGACTGGCTACTGTATTCGCATATGTCTTGTCGGTGTCTTTGGCTGCTATAATACTGGCAATCTATTACAGTTTGATATGGAAACCAACGTCTGGATCTGTGTCTGGACGGTCAGATGTTTTGGTGACGGCGGCAGTTATGCCTATAAACACAAATAACATCACAACAAGTGATGTACCAACCACCAACAAGATGAATAATACACCAGCGGTCAGCCTGAGATCAACACAGATCCCCACATATGCCCACCCCACTTCTTCACACAGACAACAGCACTGGGGTGATGACAAAGGTCATGACGGCCTTTCCAAAATCcccacaacaaaaacaaagaacacTGACCAAACAGGAACATTTGATTCGACACACATTAACCCAGGACGTTTCAGTACAGCAGAAGTTAGCCGTGTATCGGAAACTAGTATTCTTGTAGCAGGTGCGTCAAGGGAACCCTCTTTGGTCCATGGAGCCACATCCTCTACTAAACCAAACATCTACAGCAGTTCTGGGGTCGGTGCCACTGAGAATCAGCCAAACATGTGGGATTCAGCCTCTGACACACCTGACCAAGCATCTTGGACAAGCTACAGTGCAAGACCTGACGTCTCCTCTTTGACAGAACGTGGTCTGGAATTAATGGAGGGCTCGTCTCCGTTGCAAGAGGAGTTGGTTACCAAGGACACCGAGAATGCAGCAAGTGGAGTGTGA